The Schistocerca gregaria isolate iqSchGreg1 chromosome 1, iqSchGreg1.2, whole genome shotgun sequence genome includes a window with the following:
- the LOC126317053 gene encoding uncharacterized protein LOC126317053 isoform X2 codes for MHINSPGRTICPGSIGMAGFGATAGTIRERHKVGKQLWRQQLWGQSDVQDGDELWGRWNVQDRLDEHRRPAGVRRGAEFRAQGEGYHQQTVVHWPLRERPAGDNDEQDDDHHHCQGAVSHCSN; via the coding sequence GGAAGTATCGGCATGGCTGGCTTCGGGGCCACGGCCGGGACGATTCGCGAGAGGCACAAGGTCGGGAAGCAGCTCTGGCGGCAGCAGCTCTGGGGGCAGTCGGACGTCCAAGACGGGGACGAGCTCTGGGGGCGGTGGAACGTCCAAGACCGGCTCGACGAGCACCGGCGGCCGGCGGGCGTCAGACGCGGGGCAGAGTTCCGGGCACAAGGTGAAGGCTACCACCAGCAAACCGTCGTCCACTGGCCTCTCCGCGAGCGGCCGGCGGGCGACAACGACGAGCaagacgacgaccaccaccactgCCAGGGCGCCGTCTCCCACTGCAGCAACTAG
- the LOC126317053 gene encoding secreted protein C-like isoform X1 has product MATGSATLLLPLVLAFALSAYGTAEANELSHREVSAWLASGPRPGRFARGTRSGSSSGGSSSGGSRTSKTGTSSGGGGTSKTGSTSTGGRRASDAGQSSGHKVKATTSKPSSTGLSASGRRATTTSKTTTTTTARAPSPTAATSASSPAPASSTTLQLPVYNSTSTPTSAAHSSESA; this is encoded by the exons ATGGCGACCGGCAGTGCGACGTTGCTGCTGCCGCTGGTGCTGGCATTCGCGCTGTCCGCCTACGGGACTGCTGAGGCTAATGAGCTAAGTCATCG GGAAGTATCGGCATGGCTGGCTTCGGGGCCACGGCCGGGACGATTCGCGAGAGGCACAAGGTCGGGAAGCAGCTCTGGCGGCAGCAGCTCTGGGGGCAGTCGGACGTCCAAGACGGGGACGAGCTCTGGGGGCGGTGGAACGTCCAAGACCGGCTCGACGAGCACCGGCGGCCGGCGGGCGTCAGACGCGGGGCAGAGTTCCGGGCACAAGGTGAAGGCTACCACCAGCAAACCGTCGTCCACTGGCCTCTCCGCGAGCGGCCGGCGGGCGACAACGACGAGCaagacgacgaccaccaccactgCCAGGGCGCCGTCTCCCACTGCAGCAACTAGCGCCAGCTCACCGGCGCCCGCCTCATCGACGACACTGCAGCTACCCGTCTACAACTCGACGAGCACCCCCACGTCTGCTGCACACAGCAGCGAGTCTGCCTAA